The nucleotide sequence ACGCTGCTGCCACAGTACCTCTCCGGTCTTGTGATCCATACAAACCAGTTGCACGACGCGGCCGAGATTCGAGTTGCCATCGAATCCATACAGCTTTCCTTGATACAAGATGCTGTTGTTGAAGTGGTTTCGCATCTCGCGGTTGTCATAGATCAGTTCAAGTTTCCCGTCGCTGAGTCGAAACAAACCGCAACCGACCCCGTAGCCCGTCGAGACAAAGATGGTGTCATCCTTGACGATTGGGGTGGTTGAGTTGGTGCGAAACGGAGACGGCCAAGGGAACGCATCGACTTGTTTGCCGTCGCTGGCATTCGTGACGCGCAAGCCATCGGAGTCGAGTGTGGCCAGCAGCGGTTTGTCGTCGGCGTGAATCACCGCAGCGGCACCGTAACCCGCCGTGTGCTTGGGCGACTTCCAATTCAATTCACCGTTGAGTTTGTTGTAAGAAACGATCCGTCCGCCTTGCAGGATGAGTTGGTCACCCAGGATCGTCGCCGAGCTATTGAAACCCCATTCGGGCAGGTCAACATCAAGGTCCTCTTGCAAGTTGCGTTGCCAGACGATCTCGCCGGTGGCGGTACGGAAACAATACAGTTGTCCCTCTTTGCCAAGCGAAAAAACATGCTCGCCATCAATCATGGGTGTGGATCCCGGTCCGCCTTCGTACAGATTATCGACCAACTCCGAGGGATAGGTGTGGCTCCAAATCGTTTTGCCGGTGTTTTGGTTCAAACAGAACACCGTTTCCTTGCCGTCTTGGTGCCCCATCGTGAATAGTCGTCCGTCGGCGATCGAAACGCTGCTAAAGCCGATGCCAATTTCACGTTCCCAAGCGAGCGACAGTCCCGCTTCGGGCCAATCGGTGGACCAACCGGATTCGTTCGAGATTCCGCTGCGGTCATTGCCCAGCCACTGAGTCCACGAACGGTCTGCGGCAGTCGCGGTGAGGGCAGCGCCGCTCAACAAAATCAGTGCAATGGCAAAGGGAATGCGAAACATCGTGGCTCTACGGAACAAGGGGTGAAGGGAACGCTAAAAGTTACGCTGCAGCAATTGGAACGACTCAGTGCCGAAGGGGTTTCCGTTGATCTGCAATGTGACGTGGTGCACGCCCGGATAAAGGGTGTAAGTGGTGGCGCCATCTCGCAGAGGGTGACGCTTCTTGATTGTAATCGTTTCCCCCTTCCGAACACGCAGCTGTTTGAGTTTGTGAACTTTGGGCGATCGTGTGCCATTGGCTTTCACGAAATCGATCACATAGTCAATCAGGAGCGGTTCGTTTTGCAGCCCTGAAACTTCAAAAGAAAATTCAATGGTTTGACCGGGGCGAACTTCGGCCGTGTGGATCCGAAAGTCGGAAACCGTGACCTTGGGATTGGGTTGGAAACCGAGTAACGCGAGGGCACCACGGTGGCCTTGTTTGACAAGCGTTCGCAACGCGTGCTTGCACATCCACTGCAGCTCGGATGGGTCTTGCTGGGCAAGCTGACGCCATTGTTTCAGCGTGTCGAGGACGAGATCGGGGTGCGTCTTGGCAATGTCGTTGAGGTGATTGGAAACCGAGCGAGTGACATAGCGGGTGGGGTCCGTGTGCAGTGTGTTCAATAGCGGAATCGCCGTTGCGGTGTCGAGCGACAAGCGACCCGACCAAGGCAAACGCGGGCGTGTTCCTTCGCTAACTAGGCGTCGAACATGATAGTTTCGATCGGTGGACCATTTTTCGAGAGTGCTTAGCGTCGCGCTGGGATGGGTGTTCAGAAAGGCACGAATCGCATCCTCCATCGAGAAACGCTGGGTGATCGCCTTGAGCGTCCTCAGCGATAACGCGAGGTGGCGTTTTTCGAGTCCATTGCGAACGACATATTCTCCCAGAGGAGCGAAAATGAAGTCGCCAAAGTCATCGTCACGCTTCGTCGGATCCAACGGGGGTGGCAGTGCTTGGACCATTTGTTTTGCAGCAACTTTGTAGTCCGCGGCAAGGTAGTTCTCCAGCGTGCTAGCGATATGAACGATTCGTTCTTTGAGCCCCAGTGGTTGGAGTCGGAACATCGTTGCTGCGACAAAGCCCGACGCGTCAAAGGAAGGGTCTGCAGCGGAAAAACAGGAGGCGAGGTACTGAACGCGATCTTCGTTGAAGAGTTGATCCTTCAGACTGAAGCCTGTGCTTTTCTGCGGTGGCGTTGTCATCGGCGGGGCTTTGGGTGGCTGGATTCTTGTTGGGCCCACTGGATTCTTGTTGAGCCCAGTCGATTTTTGTTGGGCCCAGTCGAATTTTTGTTGGGCCCAGTGAAGCGGCGCTGAAAGCGGCATTTTAACAGCTCCGCCGGCACAGGGTTCCGTCCGTTGTCTGCGTGACGCTCGGCAATCGCACGAGACGGATCGAAGGAAGGTGTCGTGGTTGGTGGGGCGATCGCGTTTGGGTTGTTGGGTTCAGGTGTCAGCCAATCAGGCATCTCCTGCTCACTGTCAGGCCCTCGTCTGCTCAAACGCGGGCTCTTTTTTGAACGAGCGTGACGAAGACGGGGAAAGGCCGCGAAGTTCGGGGGGCGGTAGCGAACTCGCGAGGCTCCGTAATCTGCGTTCGTTGACGTGGTTCTCAAGTTCGGTCTGGGTGTCTAAACTTCGCACTAGACGTTCGTCATTTGGCTGTTTTTTCGCCGTTTTACCCCTGAATTGATCATGCCTCAACCTCGTGTTTTGGTCCTCCGCGCTCCCGGCACCAACTGTGATGAAGAAACCGCGTTTGCGTTTGAGCAGGCCGGTGCCATCGCCGAACGCGTGCATGTCAACCGCTTGATCGAGAATCCTGCGTTGAAGGATCGGTACCAGGTGTTGTGTTTGCCGGGGGGGTTCAGTTACGGCGACGATATTGCCGCCGGCCGAATTTTAGCGACGAAGCTGCGTCAGCATTTATCGGATCTCGTTGACACCTTTGTGCATGGCAATGGGGATCGTTTGGTGCTGGGGATTTGCAATGGCATGCAAGTCTTGATGCGTTTAGGCGTTTTGACCGAGGGGCTGCCGTCGCCCGTCGACGCCCCGGCAACGCTGAGCTGGAACGACCACGGCCGCTTTGAAGATCGCTGGGTCCATTTGGCTGTCGATAAAACCCCCTGCGTTTTCTTGAAAGGGATCGAGCGAATGTACTTGCCAATGGCACATGCCGAGGGCAAGTTTGTCGCCGCCAGCGCGGAGGTCTTGGAAACGATGCAAGGAGAGGGACGATTGGCGCTCCGTTATGCCGATGGTGAGCAGGGAGCGATCGATAACAACGTGCTGCCGTTTCCCCTGAATCCAAACGGAGCGGATGCCAACATTGCGGGCGTTTGCGATGCGACGGGGCGTGTGTTTGGTTTAATGCCGCATCCCGAACGGCATATCGAAGCGACTCAGCATCCGTTTTGGACGCGTCGTAGCGAGCAGCCTGAGTTTGGTGACGGAATGGCGATGTTTAAAAACGCCGTCGATTGGTTTGCGTAAGGCGAGTCTTTTCACCAGTTTTTACCAGGGCGGGCCGTTGCACCGAGTCGGGCCTCAGGCTTGGCTCGCTGTTACGGCTTGAAGTGAATCTCGCAGGCATCGTTCTCGCACGATTTTCCAGCTAGCTTGTAACGTCGTTTTGCGACCTCGTTATACATCCATCGCCACAGCGTTGCCGTGCCGGGAATGTGAAGGATCGGGGCAGCGAGCCACAGCATCGGTAGCCGCCGGGTGAGATAACGCACCGCGTCGGCACCCCCGTGGCGTCGGTCGTGCGAGTCGATCACGTACATTTGCTTCATCAGATCGTCGTGCTTCAGATCGGGATACCGCTCGGCGACCCGTTGATCGTGGAGGGAGAGGAACGCCAAGCGGGGTCCCCCCACGTCGAGTCGACGCAGGTTCGACACTTGCGCTGTACAGAAGTTACAGTGCCCGTCGTAGATGACGACGTCCGCCCCAGGGGTCTCGTCCGGGTCCGGCAATTTTGGCGTGTTTTTAGGCATTCGGGACTCGAGTGGAGTGCGGAAAGCGGCGTTTCGCTCTCATTTTAGGCTGCCCGATGCGCTATACTATGGGGCAGTGCATCATCCAAGGCAGGGAATAACGATTATGAGCGAAATCCAAACGCGTGTCTCTAGTGCCCGTCGGCGGCTGGTCCTAGCCCAATTTGGTCATAATCTTTGCTGGACGCTGTTCGTTGCAATCTTGGTTGCCATCGTCGCGATTGCGCTGCCAGCGATCTGGGTGATGGAAGTCGATTTTGATGTTTGGGCCAATGCGTGGTTGATCGGCGCAGGCGTGATGGCGGTTTTGGCTGCGGCGGTGCATGCGGTCGCGACCGCGCCGTCAGTTCAATCGGTTGCCGCCGAAGTCGATCGTCGATTTGGGCTTCGCGAGCGTTTGAGCAGTTCGATCAGCTTGGATGCCGTCTCACGTGAAAGCGATTTTGGATTGGCGTTGGTCCGTGATGCCGAAAAGCAAGCGGCCAAGATCGCGGTGGCTCAGCGGTTTTCGCTTCAGCCGACCCGATTGGGATGGTTGCCGATTTCGCTGGTGCCGGTTTTGGCAATCGTTTTGCTGTTGGTCGAGCCTGCCGAGAGTGTTAGCGCCACCGCTGCGAAGACGGATATCGCCGAGATCACGCAAGTGAAAACGGCAACAACTCAATTGAAAAAGCGAATTCAGCAGCAAAAACGCAAGGCCGTGGCCGAGGGGTTAAAGGAAGCCGAGGCGTTGTTTGAAAAGATGGAGGTCGATCTCGATAAGATTTCCAAACGCGAAAGCATGGATCGTAAAGAGGCGATGATCGCGTTAAATGACTTGAAAAAGCAGCTCGAAGAGCGTCGCGAGCAACTCGGGTCGCCTGATCAAATGCGTCGTGCAATGTCGCAAATGAAGGGGCTCGAGTCAGGGCCTGCGGACAAGGTCGCCAAGTCAATTGAGAAGGGCGAGTTCGGTAACGCCAAGGATCTGGTCAAGCAGCTCGCCGAGAAGATGCGCGATGGCAAGTTGTCCGAGCAGGAGAAGTCGCAGCTGAAAAAACAAGTAGAGCAAATGAAGCAGCAGCTCGAGAAGGCGGTCCAGGATCATCAAAAGAAAAAGCAGGAGATGGAGCAAAAGATTGAGCAGGCTCGGAAAGAGGGGCGAGGCGAGGAGGCGGCGAAGATGCAGCAAAAACTAAATGAAATGAGCCAAAAAGACGGTCAAATGCAGCAGATGCAAAAGATGGCCGAGGCGATGGCTCAGGCACAGCAGGCGATGCAGCAGGGAGACGCCGGCCAGGCCGCCGATGCAATGCAGCAGATGGCGGACCAGCTGGGTGAGATGCAGCAAGAGATGTCGGAGCTAGAGGATTTGCAGTCGGCGCTCGATGATCTTTCGCAATCGAAGAACCAGATGCGTTGTGAAGGATGTGGCGGTGCGGGCTGCGGAAAATGCCAGGGCATGGGCATGGGTATGGGAGACGGGGCAGGGCAGGGCAATGGTCTCGGCAAGGGCAGCGGATTTGGCGATCGGCCCGAAGCGGAGGAGGACACCAATACCTACGAATCGCAGGTTCGCGGCCAGGTCAAAAAGGGCAAGGCCATTATCGCTGGGTTTGCCGATGGCCCAAACCGGAAAGGGGTCACCCAGGAGGACGTCAAGCAGTCGATCGAGGCGGCGATTTCCAAGGAAAGCGATCCTGCGGAAAATCAGACGCTACCGCGCGCCGAACGTGAGCATGCTCAGCAGTACTTTGACCGCTTGCGTGACGGCCGTTAACTCGATGCCATCTAATTTGACACGAGGGCATTTTGGAAAATGACGTGGGGTGCAAACCGTAGCTGCGTTCGCAAGAACGCGGTCCACCGTTGGGCGACACGTGTTACATCAAAATCAAAAATGCTCTAGCCGTTTTTTGTAGCGGCGCGGAGCCACGCCCGGTTGCTGCCGAGTAAAACGTTCGGGAAACGCTGGGCGAAGCCCCACGCTGTAGCGTTATGCAGGCAGGAGTCTTCGGTAGTTAGCCACGGTTCAACCGGTTCAAGCGGGGCTAACGTCCAAGCGGCTAATGGGATTTCACCCAATCCTTCCTGCCTCCCTGCTTAGAAGGGGCACCCAGTTAGTTCCTGCAAACGAACGGCATTGGACTTTTCCCGTTCGCTTGCAGAGGGTTGGGTGGCAGTGGCCTATCGAGCAGCGGCCTATCGAGCAGCGAACGCGGCGTCGAGCAATTCCGCTTGTTCGATCTTGTGAGCCGCCATGCTGCCGGTGCTCGGGCTGGCTGACTCGTCTCGCGAGACGAC is from Novipirellula galeiformis and encodes:
- a CDS encoding outer membrane protein assembly factor BamB family protein, with amino-acid sequence MFRIPFAIALILLSGAALTATAADRSWTQWLGNDRSGISNESGWSTDWPEAGLSLAWEREIGIGFSSVSIADGRLFTMGHQDGKETVFCLNQNTGKTIWSHTYPSELVDNLYEGGPGSTPMIDGEHVFSLGKEGQLYCFRTATGEIVWQRNLQEDLDVDLPEWGFNSSATILGDQLILQGGRIVSYNKLNGELNWKSPKHTAGYGAAAVIHADDKPLLATLDSDGLRVTNASDGKQVDAFPWPSPFRTNSTTPIVKDDTIFVSTGYGVGCGLFRLSDGKLELIYDNREMRNHFNNSILYQGKLYGFDGNSNLGRVVQLVCMDHKTGEVLWQQRGLGCGSLMIADGKLILLSEDGQLVIAEATGDAYRELARAEILQGRCWTVPVLLDGHVYARNARGRLVSVKLPQK
- a CDS encoding DNA alkylation repair protein, which translates into the protein MTTPPQKSTGFSLKDQLFNEDRVQYLASCFSAADPSFDASGFVAATMFRLQPLGLKERIVHIASTLENYLAADYKVAAKQMVQALPPPLDPTKRDDDFGDFIFAPLGEYVVRNGLEKRHLALSLRTLKAITQRFSMEDAIRAFLNTHPSATLSTLEKWSTDRNYHVRRLVSEGTRPRLPWSGRLSLDTATAIPLLNTLHTDPTRYVTRSVSNHLNDIAKTHPDLVLDTLKQWRQLAQQDPSELQWMCKHALRTLVKQGHRGALALLGFQPNPKVTVSDFRIHTAEVRPGQTIEFSFEVSGLQNEPLLIDYVIDFVKANGTRSPKVHKLKQLRVRKGETITIKKRHPLRDGATTYTLYPGVHHVTLQINGNPFGTESFQLLQRNF
- a CDS encoding phosphoribosylformylglycinamidine synthase subunit PurQ, which encodes MPQPRVLVLRAPGTNCDEETAFAFEQAGAIAERVHVNRLIENPALKDRYQVLCLPGGFSYGDDIAAGRILATKLRQHLSDLVDTFVHGNGDRLVLGICNGMQVLMRLGVLTEGLPSPVDAPATLSWNDHGRFEDRWVHLAVDKTPCVFLKGIERMYLPMAHAEGKFVAASAEVLETMQGEGRLALRYADGEQGAIDNNVLPFPLNPNGADANIAGVCDATGRVFGLMPHPERHIEATQHPFWTRRSEQPEFGDGMAMFKNAVDWFA
- a CDS encoding thiol-disulfide oxidoreductase DCC family protein, translating into MPKNTPKLPDPDETPGADVVIYDGHCNFCTAQVSNLRRLDVGGPRLAFLSLHDQRVAERYPDLKHDDLMKQMYVIDSHDRRHGGADAVRYLTRRLPMLWLAAPILHIPGTATLWRWMYNEVAKRRYKLAGKSCENDACEIHFKP